DNA from Nymphaea colorata isolate Beijing-Zhang1983 chromosome 4, ASM883128v2, whole genome shotgun sequence:
ACCACCACCATTCAAGGTCCGCATGTTCCGGTTTACTAGCAAAGCCGTGGCTCGGGTCAAGGCCAAGACAAACGAGCGACTCAAGCTGGAATCCGGCGAGATCTCATCTCTCCAGGCGATCACCGCCCTCTTGTGGCGGTCCACGATGCGCGCCAAGAATTTTCCGGACGAGGCGATTACCGTTTGTGTAATGACGGTTGGCTGCCGCTCTAGATTGCGGCCGCCCTTGCCGGAGGAGTATTTCGGCAATTGCCTGCACCCACTGGTGGTGCAAGCCAAGGTGGGTGAGCTCCTGGCTCATGACCTCAGCTGGGCAGCTCAAGCCTTGCACAGTGAGGTTGCAGCCCAGACGGCCGATGTTATCCGTGAACGCGTGAAGGCATGGGCGAAGATGCCATTCACGTATGGCAACAGTCGGCCAGTGTCAAACGTGGTTGTGGTGGGAATGTCCCCAAGGTATGAGATATATGGGATCGACTTCGGGTGGGGAATGGGTCATTCTGTGATCGGTGGACCAGGGAGCAAGTTTGATGGGAAAATTGAAGTTTTCCCAGGAAAAAGTGGGAATGGAAGCATCGATTTACAGGTTTGCTTGGCCCCTCAGTATATGAGTGCCTTGGAGTCAGATCAGGAGCTATTGGATGCACTTAACGGGGCCTAACTTCCCTTATccatctatctatctatctattt
Protein-coding regions in this window:
- the LOC116252069 gene encoding uncharacterized acetyltransferase At3g50280-like produces the protein MAAEASVEQVSTTMVHLPRKVDTPTRLELTAWDLSMLSTHYIQLCVVFPKPPVPFDDTICRLQTSLSDSLRYFPFLSGRLVTDPETTTFVDCKDSGVEFTVSKAAGLCISDLVSDVVPETVNSFFPLVAAIGYDGHYRPLLAIQVTEVMDGVVIGCSMNHAIADGGSFCHFVKSWSELSAGAKTITRQPMTERPLIHKEVGQMRFIASEKDLDRTLPPPFKVRMFRFTSKAVARVKAKTNERLKLESGEISSLQAITALLWRSTMRAKNFPDEAITVCVMTVGCRSRLRPPLPEEYFGNCLHPLVVQAKVGELLAHDLSWAAQALHSEVAAQTADVIRERVKAWAKMPFTYGNSRPVSNVVVVGMSPRYEIYGIDFGWGMGHSVIGGPGSKFDGKIEVFPGKSGNGSIDLQVCLAPQYMSALESDQELLDALNGA